Proteins found in one Drosophila busckii strain San Diego stock center, stock number 13000-0081.31 chromosome 2R, ASM1175060v1, whole genome shotgun sequence genomic segment:
- the LOC108596367 gene encoding transcription factor grauzone isoform X2, translating to MICRLCLNSAEDTITIFEGVGLTLSVASVLGKYFWFQPKKDDPISTEICSKCWTRVHDFHEFYESVEKAHRLLTERFSIKSNSAEQVEQQEQAEQQEAADDSKELLLSQQDESLSGALALDDDCASGHESIEADSFSNEQFLLEVLSKQTIAADEQFTIEPIDEAEVNEKPEIDAPRIERVIETRATRAKIKADAEKQEQATAAKRGRGRPKLASKQPVSKQTSEPKRKRYVDYKQSMLEIDQKIKQHMQLACSVCCEVQPTFRELLTHMLQQHNRKGYAVCCNKKFYKRSFLTDHIDRHANPEIFK from the exons atgatttgtcGACTGTGCCTAAATAGCGCCGAGGACACAATAACTATATTCGAAGGCGTTGGCTTGACGCTAAGCGTGGCAAGTGTGTTGGGCAAATACTTTTGGTTTCAG CCCAAGAAGGATGATCCCATATCGACAGAGATTTGCAGTAAATGTTGGACGCGTGTGCACGATTTTCATGAGTTTTATGAAAGTGTGGAGAAGGCGCATCGTTTGCTGACGGAACGATTCTccataaaaagcaacagcgcGGAGCAAGTGGAGCAACAGGAGCAAGCGGAGCAGCAGGAGGCAGCAGACGACTCAAAGGAGCTGCTGTTGAGCCAGCAGGATGAAAGTTTGAGTGGGGCGCTAGCTTTGGATGATGATTGTGCGAGTGGACATGAGAGTATTGAAGCTGACAGCTTTAGCAATGAGCAGTTTCTGCTTGAGGTGCTGTCCAAGCAGACAATAGCTGCTGATGAACAGTTTACCATTGAGCCCATAGATGAAGCGGAGGTTAATGAGAAGCCAGAAATAGATGCGCCAAGAATTGAACGCGTGATAGAGACGCGTGCAACGCGCGCTAAAATCAAAGCTGATGCAGAAAAGCAGGagcaagcaactgcagcaaagcGAGGCAGAGGCAGACCCAAGTTAGCTAGCAAGCAGCCAGTTAGCAAGCAAACGAGCGAACCCAAAAGAAAACGTTATGTGGACTATAAGCAATCCATGCTGGAGATTGATcagaaaataaagcagcatATGCAATTAGCGTGCAGCGTCTGCTGCGAGGTGCAGCCAACATTTCGGGAGCTGCTGACGcacatgttgcagcagcataatCGCAAAGGCTACGCGGTCTGCTGCAACAAGAAGTTCTACAAACGTTCCTTCCTTACCGACCATATAGACAGGCATGCCAATCCAGAGATATTTAAGTGA